From the genome of Salvia splendens isolate huo1 chromosome 7, SspV2, whole genome shotgun sequence:
GTCATTACTAATAGTTACAACACACTAAGAGCACTTTCAACACATAATGAGAGCATCCGTAGCGAGACGCCGCTGTGGGTGTTCCGTCTCGTCGCTTAGCTCGGGTGGGGGGGGGAGACAGTCTGCCACGCGCCAGTgccacgtggcgagctctggcgcggcgtgacgcccactcgccggcacgcgagtgggcgtcgtcatgctgacgtaataaatatttttttaaatcgattttcctaaaaaaaattaaaaatttaaaaaatttaacggtaatatttaaaaattttcataatcttacacaacatgattgtcgccgacgaaggacccgaggctgGAAATTGGTTTGACCCTGAAACCCCTGGAAGCTCTACTGCAAGCAGTCCatctcgcagtggagtgcatccgtctttgcAAAAGCGGCTGTGTGTTCGGgtaaggacacgtgattctatcgcccacgcccaactccaggaggatctaatggagcacgtttgggcaaaatttggctaCCGTTAGACGATCACCACGTCACTTTCCATGATTATgcggatttcaataaattgtaatattaggatttcagttatgtatttttcatattttcagatgttgtaattttcggtagacgcacatgatcgtCACTAGAGAACtccttcttctgcttctttgcctccatttttttttgtgatttgagttttgagattttgaatttagagagagtgagaggaAGATACACTCTATAGTTtcattttaagattttaattatgtgtttttttatttttttaagattttaaattgtaattttcttttatttaataaagtgtgtttttattaattgaatttgttggaaataaaaataaaaaatgaaattgaaagaatagttaagggatgatatggttaagagatggatgaATGCAGGTGTTGTCTTTTAGTTAAGAGGtggggtaaaaagtgcagtggggcccatgaatagtgaagggatgagacgattaagagacggtattgagacacGGATGCGGATGGCCTGAAGAATCCTTTTCATAAAGAAGCTCATTTTCATAACAACTATGATCCATAATCAGCCCTTTGTCCGCATTAGGAGTATCATTTGAGttcgacacaagttttaaaaaatgtaaaggaaagtgagtAAGAAatgatagtggaatgtggggtccatttttttatattagttttataataaaatgtgagttgaatgagttagtggaaagtggagtctacctaccatttatagtaaaagtaaatcgggactcctaatggtggACAGACCAAACGGTAAACCGGGACTCTTAATGGCGGATGTAAGGAGTAGACGATAGCAATCGACTAAAACGCAAGAAGAAGGCCAAGACATACTAACCTGATCCCACTCCTGCTGCTCCATTTTGGATGCCAAGACCACGACGTTTTCAATGGCCACAGCACGAGCGTAGTCCTTGTTACATTTATTCACCGGCTGAGGCTCAACCTTTCTGTATGTCGTGACAGTTTTCCCAGTTTCCTCCACCTCAGCAGAGTTCAGAAAGAAGACAAGAGGCCGTTGGCAGTGGTCACTGCTCACAGGCCGCGTGTTGAAAGTGAAGTGCCCGTCGCTCCAAGACCTCCATGTTTTGAAAGTCTGTTGAGGCGTTTCCAACTCCTTGGCTGTGAGCGTACCGGGAAATATTTGCACTGCATAGCCCCACGAGACTGAGATGGACCATTTGTATTTGCGGTGATAGCAAAAGCATTGCTGCAGCATTCTGGGAGGATCGGCCTTGTAGGCTTTCATCAGGGTGCTAACGGGCTCGAGCTGAGTCTGGTTCGGGAACAAGGAGTTGACAGAGTCAAGATGGTGGAGAGAAACGAGCGGCGCCAACGGATGTGGTGCTAGGATCCCCAAAGCATCCCCTCTGATGTCAATCTGAAAGAATCGTAGAATTGGAAGAGAGTTCACGACTACTGTCCAACCAATTTAACAGCAATACATGTTCAATGATCAGGAAACTCGGCATCCGTGCCGTCCACCAATACGACTATTTTCAGTACTACTCCCTGAAAGGATATgagctagattagattaatatggattaaataattatagttgggctacaattataattagttcataagcccaacaatcatgaaaccctaatgactctttgtctatataatggttatttattctccattgtgagagatgagaaatatcgtaacattagagagaaaatacgtaaagctttgtagagaattcctagctttctctatagagcgattgtaccgaggaattgttcctgcatcggatcagaatacacgtggacctcgatagtagtggattcaacttgcaggacacaatcgtagaagaaaacacaacaacaagtaagatttagttccgttgtgtattacgtgctcaacttgcaatatgattatgaatctagatctgttatttttgtctgcaatttccgatgcgctcattagatgaatacaagaatgcCTAACAGTGGTAACAGAGCTCAGGGCTCGATTCATAATTGTTTTGTTTGCGAATTATTTGTTTGgaataaattttgaattctGAGAATGTACAGTCACATGAGAAATTAGATTTCAAGttggaaaattttaaattagatTTCAATCAAAATTTACGTAATGTAATTGGATTTCGATTTGCGTAATGCAATTGGATTTCAATATATGTAATGCAATTGGATTTCCTTTTAAAATAATAGGGCAGATTTCCTTTCAAAATTTACGTAATCTAATTGATTTAGGTAATGTAATTAGATTTccttttaaaataatagtatatccCAATTAcgttaataaatattaattggattagtattttataattttgtattaatttagaattaatataaataattaaatccacatttaattaaagaataaaatttgatttttttgttgagcattatttgatatcttatgtgataagcatgctatttgattttatgcttattttatttaactatagtagttagagaccgtgttatattatgtctgggtaggcggcgcccagtatgtgtagtccgtgttatactatgtctgggtaggcggcgcccagtatttgtagtccgtgttatactatgtctgggtaagcggcgcccagtaattgtttgaaatttaatattggatattatattcacaaaattagtatcacaaaattattccccacaaaatataagtcttgttttgaaacaaatgcgtcgtccatcacaattgtttgatactcctagccttttcgaccaTGAGTTTTGCGCTCtcgcgtttactctaaatcCACAAGGTTTAGGAACATTCATAGATGCATagttggcatcgtgtgatggggttgacttgcttaaattattttgagtagccctCGCAACCAAATGATTTATGGACgcatattaattagattaacaaaCCAAGAATTGTGaaattgttgttacaattggcttggaggcctacctggtgatattattgtagtcatcaTCCCTCGCAGAGGCTACAActatatagacttggatcttggaccactaaaatttatatttgatacaaattcgtattttatgtttggggggcataatatatgttaaaattagtgggagctaatcaatacaataaacccttgtttgattagtgatgcgaatgtgatctttgtatgcttttctgatttgctttcattttaatttttattcagaTAAAATGTCACACTTGGCTTACAAATgtttgatggaaacaaacaagtTGACTGGGTCAAATTTCACGAATTGGCTCCGTTGTTTGCGCTTGGTGCTAAGACATGACAAGGTTAAGTATGTCCTGGACAAACCAATCGGTGTCATCCCCGATAAGGAATCTCTTGAGTTTGCTATGTTTGACGTTGAAGCTCATCAGAAACACATTGATAATGCTTCTGATGCTCAGTGTGTCATGTTGTCATCTATGAGTTTGGAACTGCAAAGACAACATGAACACATGCTTCCATATGAAATGCTAAAGCACTTGAAGAGTTTGTATGATTCACAAGCTCAAACTATGGAGTATGAGATACTTCGCGATCTCTTCAACTGCAAGCTTCATGATGGAAGCAAGGTTTCTGAGCATGTGCTGAAAATGATTGGTTTGATTGAGAGGTTAGCATCGATTGGAACGGTGCTCCCCGCAAATGTCTCAACAAATCTAATTTTGCAGTCTCTTCCTAGTAGTTTTGAGAATTTCATTGTGAATTTCAACATGAACAACACGAAGGTTGGGCTGCCAGAGCTGCACAATAAGCTTAAGACTTATGAGTCTTCCACTGCTAAGGTAAAATCTGTGCTCATGATGAGCTCTTCTGCGAAGTCTTCGAAATGAAAGAATAAGCAGCAACAGAAGAAGAAAGCATCTAAGGATGTTGTTCTAAAGCCTAAGAGTGGAGGGGCCAATAAGAAGTCGAAATTATCAAAGGATGAGTGTCTTTTCTGTCATGAGAAGGGACACTGGAAGAGAGACTTCCCAAAattcaaggcacaaggtgcagaAAGTGGGAGCTCAggtatgtttgtcattgagataaatatgtctatgaataattcataatcttgGGTATTAGATACAGCTCGTGcctcacacatttgtaataatgtgcagaGTCTAAGTGACTGCAAGAAAGTGAGAcctggggaagttgatttgcgtgttggaaatggagcaagaGTTGCTGCCGAATgcgtgggaacttatagattagatcttccctcaggacatagactaaatttacataattgttattttgttccagttatttcaaagaatattatttccattccgatgttagacattgaaggtttttccttccattttgcaaacagcagaTGCTCGTTTTCTTTTAATGGATTGTTTTGTGGAAATGCCACTCTTGAAAATGGATTATATATACTTGAATACAAACGaaatattctcaatgtgcaaaacaAAAGACCTAAGCTAAGTAATACGAATAATGcaacttatctttggcattgcagacttggtcatattaatgagaaaagaatagcaagattgagaaagttagactatctcaCTTCATTTGATTTAGAATCCTATGGAGCTTGTGAATTCTATCTCAAAGGAAAAATGACAAGTAAACCATtttctgggaaaggggtgcgtgcCAAAGATTTGCTAGAGTTGATTCACACTGATGTGTgtggaccgtttccaactcaagcaagaggtggttattcgtacttcataacttttactgATGATTTAtcaaggtatggatatgtgtatcttatgaaaaataaatcgGAGGCCTTCGATAAAtttaaaagagtttaagtgtgaagttgagaaacaacttgggaaaagtatcaagactcttcgatcagatcaaggaggggaatacttgagccgagaatttcttgattacttgaagtCACATGGAATCCAGTCGGACtgaaaccttttcgccagttgctaagatcaagtccattaggatattacttgcaattgctgcatactacaattttgacatttgtcaaatggatgtcaaaaccgcatttctcaatggagaattagaaggtgatgtctatatgacacagcctgaaggttttgtatcgaaagaaaggctGAATGCAGCGTGCAtgctaaagaagtccatctatggacttaagcaaacttcgaggagttggaatatttgttttgacagaacaatcaaatagtttggttttgtcagaagcaaagaggacccatgtgtttatagtaaacgcgagaatggtaacgttgtcttccttatcatatatgttgatgacatcttgattatgggaagcgatcattccatgatgcaatccgtgaaagagtGGTTGTCTAGTTactttatgatgaaggatctaggtgatgcttcctatatccttggaattaagatctatcgagatagaccaaataggatgttaggattatcacaatccacttacatagacaagttgctaaggcgcttctcaatggagaattctaagaaaggttttcttcctatgggacatggcattgtattgtcaaatAAAGATTGTCCTTGTAATGACAAAGAAAtagacaacatgaaaaggatcatGTGTGCTTCGGCTATAAGATCTATTATGTATGACATGATctctactaggccagatgtggcatgtgcgcttagcatgacagaCAGATTAtagcaaaatcccggtgaggaacattggaaaactgttaagactattcttaagtaccttagaaggactaaagaatatttcttagtctatggtggacaaccagagttatcagtcactaggtacactgatgctagtttccaaacaaaccatgacgactataagtctcagtctggatatgtttttatcctcaatggtggagcagtgagttggaatagttccaaacaaggtacaactgccgattccaccaccgaagccgagtatattgctgcatctgaagctgccaaagaagctgttgctttgttagagttcgttaaagaactgggtgtcattccgagtgccaatagtacaatacctttgtattgtgacaacactggtgctgttgcgcaagcaaaagaacccagagctacgaacaggaacaagcatgtttccagaagatatcatctgatcagagaaataattgaaagaggcgacataaaattagaaagagtacccactgatgataacttggctgatcctttcaccaaaccattatgtatagcaaaacacaacaagcactttgagagcttaaGTGTTATGCATGTTGGTATATTGGCTTTGAATaagtgggagttacagttttatatgtcttagaaacattttgtgttgagacaatattacttgatcacattatatgaaaattttattttctatgggttttgtgcacttgttggaataattgtttaaattgtttgcatttattctaaatatttgttcccttgaattatgactgtcgttaatggtgtgagacattaatgatatagtataattctaaaatagctctaaccaatgatcatcaagaattggatattgatgatatgttataggttagcatggggtttgcatcacattcttcgagaatgtagttgttctcacaactatgagatattagatactcgttatggacacatggtatactttggagagtattggtataccctactattaaactgttttgttgagtgtctacagtttattagtacatgaagtatgtaatagtccttggatctgaggtcattacacattttgtttgttgagtggtgtgctttgaccttgtacaacgctttgcctcccctcggaggattaagacacggacttgtgttgggtacataataagataaatggaaatggtagttgagccaagaatgagattcattcctcgattagaatttcgagagaacactcaaattctctatattacttgaccattaagtcattggccaatgcaaagatatattcaattaaagtaattgaatatgatcgaatgggtcatttaataaagatgagataaagtgattgagctatttggatgacacatgacaaatcttaggctcaatcgggtggttcgtgaatgaaaggatgttactataaactttgtgtaaaggcttgtttaccgaattcacgtaagcgtccttcatatatcgagctacgctgccaacgcaatctaagagttttgtgcagacttcgattagaccgtcgtcgataatgagggccaaaagggtcacactataagtatattttgatccgctcaagggtacaaagttggaactgcgtattatatctaatgctagtccaagtgggagattgaaaggatatgggctagattagattaatatggattaaataattatagttgggctacaattataattagtccataagcccaacaatcatgaaaccctaatgactctttgtctatataatggttatttattctccattgtgagagatgagaaatatcgtaacattagagagaaaatacgtaaagctttgtagagaattcctagctttctctgtAGAGcaattgtaccgaggaattgttcctgcatcggatcagaatacacgtggacctcgatagtagtggattcaacttgcaggacacaatcgtagaagaaaacacaacaagtaagatttagttccgttgtgtattacgtgctcaacttgcaatatgattatgaatctagatctgttattcttgtctgcaatttccgctgcgctcattagatgaatacaagaatgcctaacactccctccgtcccacataatttgggacactttgaccgggcacgggttttaagaaatgtaatgaaaagtgagttgaaaaagttagtggaatgtgggtcctacttttatatattagttttataattaaatgtaagtaggaatgagttagtggaatgtggggtccactacaaaaaatgatagaagtgaaatgggtcaaattatgtgggacgtcCCGAAATGAaaaactgggtcaaattatgtgggacggagggagtatttatttttaatgtgaAACTTAAGAATTAACAAAGCCATGTTTAGGAAATTTTAACGGATAATACATCACTTTTTGACATTTAGGCCCTATACAATTACTGTTGAAACCTGCATTCAGCAAGTAGTGATCGACCAATTTCAAATTCCCACCACCACCTCATCACTCCATCCAATTTTaactaattattgaaatatttgtAACTTTAGAATTAGAATACATTGTTTGAATgtatttagaaaatttaataCCTGAAGACAATTGAAACCTCACCTAAACACTACAGTCCAAACATTAGACGAAAAAACCAAGCACTAGATATCATAAAACTGTAATGAAATACTAGTAAATAAATATACTGCCTCTATTCCAACGAAGATTATCCATCAAGATAactcattaataaaataaaaacacttttattttcattttattctctttttattttattttatatttaaaatacaaaataaatttacaTGATGGGTACCTCTAAAGGAGAAGatcggacggagggagtaattaagtGCGTTTATTTTTATGTCCAAAACAAACAACGCAAGGCCAgctagagatgcccacggttcgaaaaccggcggttccggttcggaaccgccggttccggttttggcggaagcggaaccggaaccggaccgtgaggctatttcacggttccggttccggttcgaaaaccgggcggttccggttccggttcggaaccgccggttttccggcggttttggcggttccggttattgaaccggcggtttcgccggttcaatatttttttttttttttttttttttttttttaaatttgaaatttggctttatacaacaaatcggaacaagacaatgcataattcaagcacaaataagacgaataaggagaaaatgaaataaattttattgattttgagttgtaagttgtaacggacaacgatacattacaatttacaatacataagtatacaatacaacaacatacaacaatgtaatataatttacaagtgtcgtcgggcgtcggctcgtcgcctcgtcggactcggaaggtaaatttaaaaaaaaatgaaatgggggggaaaaaggaaaaattgaaaagggcttgagatcaacttaaactttcaaagttaaacttttcaaatttaagttgagttgcctacgtatccacaattttattgaggaatcaaagcccacgtagttctcttaccttgggatcaacccttttttcttgcaaaatgttgcccattttctaagcaaacacatatcaacacgctatatacacattgctacatttctaataggggcaatttgatcttccaaagcaatcaatgcagcaatgtgtatatagcgtgctgatatgtgtttgcttagaaaatgggcaacattttgcaagaaaaaaaggttgattccaaggtaagatttcatagatcattcaggatgcggctaagttgtacttgaagatcattaaaatatattccgcatttgatatttatcaaatggggaatatattttaatgatcttcaagtacaacatagccgcatcctgaatgatctatgaaatagggggaaaaaaaaaaattgaaaagggcttgagctcaacttaaactttcgaagttaaacttttcaaatttaagttgaggtgcctacgtatccacaattttattgaggaatcaaagcccacgtagttctcttaccttgcttacctttttggtcggcagtgctcgccgttcaccgcccccgtcgactcattgctaatgttgagtgctatcgcttctgacctcgtcatcgccatcggaagaaaattcttcaccatcactctctacacggaagtcgaaatccggctcttgtgctctcatgtccgcctttgcccaatcgtcaagtaacatagtggcttccatgttcttggcggagagattgctccttttgtcgtctaggacacaaccgccgacactaaaagcttgttcaacggcgacggtggaagcgggaacggcgaatatctccttagccatgatggagagtatcggaaactctttgtcatgtgttccccaccaattaaggacgtcaatttgttgagtaggaggacctgcatcttgaaaaatagagcgcgattccaaatatatatctaattcactagtcgctctagtcctattggttgtagtaccgtatagatcttgcaattgtgatactacgtcgggatcgatcatgacattggaaaaatcccctccaccaaaatcaaatgtagaaggactaggaggagcacgtacctggtgagcggtgttataccgcatttcatattccgcgtagagagaacgaagtgcactatctaacctatgtttgatttcatcaacatccggaatacttagttcgaagcattctcctcttgtcaagcccatttcgcggagttgagaaaaatccaaagcgtgcaaacaaccatagtacatgtctaaaattttataaacaccatgcaacttccactttggatccaagcattttgcaatcaaaaacacatttggaatacgtgaaaaatattttaaccatttttcaaccatgtaaaacaaaatagccttcaactcaacgaattgagtatttttcacacaagttttaaaaccaattgccacatacatgcaatgctccaaaacgcgcacagaagtaggataataaacaccggataactcaacagtggcatttttgaaagcgcggaataatcgaaataaatccatgctgtggtcccaacaagcgggtatcaaaatcaaatcagaaggaacatgaggacaacttctaaaaaaatcacataaatactcaatgtggttcaaagtcgactccaacatatcatatgtcgagttccaccgagttgaaacatccaaacgaaagttggtgtacctgcattgcttaccatgacaatatctcttccaagctctaccaataggagctttgttatgaatcaacttcacagcagttctaataggatcaacatacttttgccacaaatcgatggcatcttgaacacacaaattcaaaatatgggcaatacatcgcacatggaaatatttaccatcaataacaggagaacatgcactgattaaatcatctatgctagcagtgttagcgctagcattgtcaaaaccaatagaaaaaattttattgatcaattgaaattcattcaaaacttgaatgatcaattgagcaattgcttgtgcagtgtgtggtgcgggaaattcccgaaatgcaatcaaacgtttgtttaaagtccaactgtgatcaacgaaatgcaccgtgatgcccatatacgaatttttacaaaaacaatcagtccacacatcagaacaaatagaaactttatgccctaagttaataataaacgtacctaattgcgccttcttttccatgcattgtcgaacaacggctcgcgtcattgaagttcgactcaattttcttgcagcggcattatatacttgccgcatactcgactcaaaagcatcgttatcaaaagcattgaatggaaaatgtttcataacggcaaatctagacatcacattaagagcatttttgtgatcatatttcaaaagagtattgctacacatacctgatgtttgggatgaacccgtcgtcccacttccgactccatgttgaaagttgagttgagtttgggttggagcgataccaaactcgaccggatgcgctttctccaggtgacgggtaaatgtaccgtaccctccaccctttcggaatgtgtatacgttttcgcaatagttgcaatacacattataagtgtttggatcgttactatcttgtaccctcttgaaatgtttcacgaagatgtttgaggttaaagacctttcagctggtctaggaggttgaggaggttgtccacgtccacgaccaccacgaccacgccgactccttggtggtggtgggggtggcatttcttgaacctcttctacctcctccccctcctcctcgtcgtcatcatcatcatcatcatcgtcttcatcaacattcacgggggttggactttgttgggaataggcaccgcgaccgggagcaccactaccggtaccaacataagcatcgccttggtattgagagcgagagagagcaatagcatgtgccacatcttgctcttctcgagcctacaaaataatatttgtattgtaaatacaaaataaaattatgaacaataatgaaatgtaattcaaaattaatgaaattagtagataataaatattaacctgccactcatccatgttcatttgagaaatttcatcaataacggatctccgagatggcctcttggcctttccctttcccttatcaacacgaccttctcgggatgaagaca
Proteins encoded in this window:
- the LOC121810516 gene encoding uncharacterized protein LOC121810516, which gives rise to MKAYKADPPRMLQQCFCYHRKYKWSISVSWGYAVQIFPGTLTAKELETPQQTFKTWRSWSDGHFTFNTRPVSSDHCQRPLVFFLNSAEVEETGKTVTTYRKVEPQPVNKCNKDYARAVAIENVVVLASKMEQQEWDQSPRRQCCDIDGNLGHRTIRIRIRRCKHSETIITI